The following proteins come from a genomic window of Pseudomonas hygromyciniae:
- a CDS encoding TolC family protein, which translates to MPMFSRTIVCSVVGLLAMAQVASAQTLTLESALQSAFAGNPDLAAAQWEIDIAQGGRQQAGLIPNPVASWDAEDTRRSTRTTTVKLSQTLELGGKRGARIDVASRAQEAAAQELEQRRNVLRAEVIDGFYGALRAQERLELAQRSMALAERGLVIANGRVTAGKASPVEATRAQVQVSEIRLERSRAEIGVSDAYRRLAAITGSATIGFERVEAGAVNPPALPSATQLLARLESTAELRLAQLQIQQREAGLGLEKAQRIPDLDVSIGSQYDASVRERVNLVGVSMPIPLFNRNQGNVLAASRRADQARDLRNATELRLRTETRQALDLWSTADSEVRTFNQVILPAAQSAVDSATRGFEMGKFNFLEVLDAQRTLIAARTQYLAARAQATDAWVRIERIYGDLARI; encoded by the coding sequence ATGCCAATGTTTTCAAGAACTATTGTGTGCTCCGTAGTGGGGTTATTGGCGATGGCCCAAGTGGCAAGCGCACAGACCCTGACCCTCGAATCGGCCCTGCAAAGTGCGTTTGCCGGTAACCCGGACCTGGCCGCTGCGCAATGGGAAATCGACATCGCCCAAGGCGGTCGTCAGCAGGCCGGGCTGATCCCCAACCCGGTGGCCTCCTGGGATGCCGAAGACACCCGCCGCAGCACCCGCACTACCACCGTCAAGCTGAGCCAGACCCTGGAGTTAGGCGGCAAACGCGGGGCGCGCATTGATGTGGCCTCGCGGGCACAAGAGGCCGCAGCCCAGGAACTGGAACAGCGGCGCAACGTGCTGCGGGCCGAAGTCATCGATGGCTTTTATGGTGCGCTGCGGGCCCAGGAACGCCTGGAGCTGGCCCAGCGCTCAATGGCACTGGCCGAGCGCGGCCTGGTGATTGCCAATGGCCGGGTCACGGCGGGCAAGGCATCGCCGGTCGAAGCCACTCGCGCCCAGGTACAGGTCTCGGAAATCCGCCTGGAACGCAGCCGCGCCGAGATCGGCGTGAGTGATGCCTATCGCCGCCTGGCGGCCATCACCGGCAGCGCCACTATCGGCTTTGAGCGCGTGGAGGCAGGTGCGGTGAATCCGCCGGCGCTGCCTTCGGCCACTCAACTGCTGGCGCGCCTGGAGAGCACTGCCGAGTTGCGCCTGGCGCAGCTGCAAATCCAGCAACGGGAAGCCGGCCTGGGCCTGGAAAAGGCCCAGCGGATTCCCGACCTGGATGTCTCCATCGGCAGCCAGTACGACGCCAGCGTCCGCGAGCGGGTGAATCTGGTGGGCGTATCGATGCCGATCCCGCTGTTCAATCGCAACCAGGGCAATGTGCTGGCCGCCAGCCGCCGAGCTGACCAGGCGCGGGACTTGCGCAACGCTACCGAGCTGCGCCTGCGTACCGAAACCCGCCAGGCCCTGGACCTGTGGTCGACCGCCGACAGTGAGGTGCGCACCTTCAACCAAGTGATCCTGCCCGCCGCCCAAAGCGCGGTGGACAGCGCCACCCGTGGCTTTGAGATGGGCAAGTTCAACTTCCTCGAGGTGCTCGACGCTCAGCGCACCTTGATCGCCGCCCGCACCCAATACCTCGCCGCGCGCGCCCAGGCCACCGATGCCTGGGTGCGCATCGAACGGATTTACGGCGACCTCGCCCGCATTTGA
- a CDS encoding efflux RND transporter periplasmic adaptor subunit, with product MNKQQGLALAVAAAIALGAMAFWPATSVAPQAPVASVQAPEEEEEEEGVLVLNEQQIQAAGIQLAKAQPRQISTLLSLPGEVRFDEDRTSHIVPRAAGVVESVKVNLGQKVKQGELLAVIASQQISDQRSELAASQRRVELARTTFQRERQLWQDKISAEQDYLLARQTLQEAEIALNNARQKMNALSGSAVLAGGNRYELRAPFAGVVVEKHLGVGEVVSETSAAFTLSDLSQVWVTFGVFPKDLNKVQVGRPVKVSSAEMGTEVMGAVAYVGNLLGEQTRTATVRVSVANPDDSWRPGLFVAVQVATDSYPAAVTVPVDAIQTVEDKPSLFVRTAEGFVTRHVELGVSENGFVEVRQGLEAGAEVATVGSFVLKSELGKASAEHAH from the coding sequence ATGAACAAACAACAAGGCCTGGCTTTGGCTGTTGCAGCGGCCATTGCCCTCGGGGCGATGGCGTTTTGGCCGGCCACCAGCGTGGCGCCCCAGGCACCGGTGGCGAGCGTCCAAGCGCCGGAGGAAGAAGAAGAGGAAGAGGGTGTGCTGGTGCTCAATGAGCAGCAGATCCAGGCCGCCGGCATTCAACTGGCCAAGGCCCAACCCCGACAAATCAGCACACTGCTGTCGTTGCCCGGCGAGGTGCGATTCGACGAAGACCGCACCTCCCATATCGTGCCCCGTGCGGCGGGTGTGGTGGAGTCGGTCAAGGTCAATCTAGGGCAGAAGGTCAAGCAGGGCGAGCTGTTGGCGGTGATCGCCAGCCAGCAGATTTCGGATCAGCGCAGCGAGTTGGCGGCCAGCCAACGCCGGGTCGAACTGGCCCGCACCACCTTCCAGCGTGAGCGCCAGTTATGGCAGGACAAGATCTCCGCCGAACAGGATTACCTGCTGGCGCGCCAGACCCTGCAAGAAGCCGAGATTGCCCTGAACAACGCGCGGCAAAAGATGAACGCCCTGAGTGGCAGCGCGGTCCTGGCCGGCGGCAATCGCTATGAATTGCGTGCGCCGTTTGCCGGTGTGGTGGTGGAAAAACACCTGGGCGTCGGCGAGGTAGTGAGTGAGACCAGTGCCGCTTTCACCCTGTCGGACCTGTCCCAGGTGTGGGTCACGTTTGGCGTATTCCCCAAGGATCTGAACAAGGTCCAGGTTGGTCGGCCGGTGAAGGTCAGCTCGGCGGAAATGGGCACCGAGGTGATGGGCGCCGTGGCCTATGTCGGCAACTTGCTGGGCGAGCAGACGCGTACCGCAACGGTGCGGGTCAGCGTGGCCAACCCCGATGACTCGTGGCGCCCCGGGTTGTTCGTGGCGGTGCAAGTGGCGACGGATAGCTACCCGGCGGCGGTCACCGTGCCGGTGGACGCGATCCAGACCGTGGAAGACAAACCGTCGCTGTTTGTGCGCACCGCCGAAGGTTTCGTCACCCGCCACGTTGAACTGGGTGTCAGTGAAAACGGCTTTGTCGAAGTCCGCCAGGGCCTGGAGGCCGGCGCCGAGGTGGCGACCGTTGGCAGCTTTGTCCTCAAGTCCGAGCTGGGCAAGGCTTCGGCCGAGCACGCCCATTGA
- a CDS encoding CusA/CzcA family heavy metal efflux RND transporter, which yields MFERLIQFAIEQRIIVLLAVLLMAGVGIASYQKLPIDAVPDITNVQVQINSAAPGFSPLETEQRITFSIETAMAGLPGLQQTRSLSRSGLSQVTVIFKDGTDLFFARQLVNERLQVAREQLPDGIETAMGPISTGLGEIFLWTVEAEDGARKEDGSAYTPTDLRVIQDWIIKPQLRNVPGVAEINTIGGFAKEYQIAPDPKRLAAYNLTLNDLVTALERNNANVGAGYIERSGEQLLIRAPGQVASIDDIANIVINTVDGTPIRVRNVAQVDIGRELRTGAATENGREVVLGTVFMLIGENSRTVSQAVAKKLEEINRSLPEGVVAVTVYDRTNLVEKAIATVKKNLFEGALLVIVILFLFLGNIRAALITAMVIPLAMLFTFTGMFTNKVSANLMSLGALDFGIIVDGAVVIVENAIRRLAHAQQRHGRLLTRSERLHEVFAAAKEARRALIFGQLIIMVVYLPIFALTGVAGKMFHPMAFTVVLALLGAMILSVTFVPAAIALFVTGKVKEDENWVMRNARRGYAPVLDWVMAHRSWAFGLALLTIVMSGAVASRMGSEFIPSLSEGDFALQALRVPGTSLTQSVQMQQQLEKTLMAQVPEIQRVFARTGTAEIASDPMPPNISDAYLMLKPKEQWPDPKKSREALIADIQRASAIVPGSQYELSQPIQLRFNELISGVRSDVAVKVFGDDRGVLNTTAGEIAETLRKLDGASEVKVEQTSGLPVLTINIDRDKAARFGLNVGDVQDIIAVAVGGRQAGTLYEGDRRFDMVVRLSETLRTDIEGLSRLLIPIPALAGNTTGQLGFIALSQVASLDLVLGPNQISRENGKRLVVVSANVRGRDIGSFVAEAERVMAAQVKIPAGYWTTWGGQFEQLKEASERLQIVVPVALLLVFGLLFMMFNNLKDGLLVFTGIPFALTGGIMALWLRDIPLSISAGVGFIALSGVAVLNGLVMIAFIRNLREEGRSLSVAINEGALTRLRPVLMTALVASLGFIPMALATGTGAEVQRPLATVVIGGIISSTLLTLLVLPALYQWAHRRDEEPAS from the coding sequence ATGTTTGAACGTCTGATTCAATTTGCCATCGAGCAGCGCATTATCGTGCTGCTGGCGGTGTTGTTGATGGCCGGTGTCGGCATCGCCAGCTACCAGAAACTACCGATCGACGCGGTACCGGACATCACCAACGTCCAGGTGCAGATCAACTCGGCGGCGCCCGGCTTTTCACCGCTGGAAACCGAACAGCGCATCACCTTTTCTATCGAAACCGCCATGGCCGGTTTGCCGGGCTTGCAGCAGACTCGTTCGCTGTCGCGTTCGGGGCTGTCCCAGGTCACGGTGATCTTCAAGGACGGCACCGACCTGTTCTTCGCCCGGCAACTGGTCAACGAGCGCTTGCAGGTGGCCCGCGAACAATTGCCGGACGGTATCGAAACGGCCATGGGGCCGATTTCCACGGGGCTTGGGGAAATCTTCCTGTGGACCGTGGAAGCTGAAGACGGCGCACGCAAGGAAGACGGTTCGGCCTACACGCCGACGGACCTGCGGGTGATCCAGGACTGGATCATCAAGCCGCAGTTGCGCAACGTGCCCGGCGTTGCCGAGATCAACACGATTGGCGGCTTCGCCAAGGAATACCAGATCGCCCCGGACCCCAAGCGCCTGGCCGCCTACAACCTGACCTTGAACGACCTGGTGACGGCGCTTGAGCGCAACAACGCCAACGTCGGCGCCGGTTACATCGAGCGCAGCGGCGAGCAATTGCTGATCCGCGCGCCGGGGCAAGTGGCGTCCATCGATGACATCGCCAATATCGTGATCAACACCGTGGATGGCACGCCGATCCGCGTGCGCAATGTGGCCCAGGTCGATATCGGCCGCGAGTTGCGCACCGGTGCGGCCACCGAAAATGGCCGCGAAGTGGTGCTCGGTACGGTCTTCATGCTGATCGGCGAAAACAGCCGCACCGTGTCCCAGGCCGTGGCGAAAAAACTCGAAGAGATCAACCGCTCCCTGCCAGAAGGCGTGGTGGCGGTCACGGTCTACGACCGCACCAACCTGGTAGAAAAAGCCATCGCCACCGTGAAGAAAAACCTCTTCGAGGGTGCGCTGCTGGTGATCGTGATTCTGTTCCTGTTCCTGGGCAACATCCGCGCGGCGTTGATCACCGCGATGGTGATCCCGCTGGCCATGTTGTTCACCTTTACCGGGATGTTCACCAACAAGGTCAGCGCCAACCTCATGAGCCTGGGGGCCCTGGATTTCGGGATTATCGTCGATGGCGCGGTGGTGATCGTCGAGAACGCGATCCGCCGCCTGGCCCATGCGCAGCAACGCCACGGCCGCCTGCTGACCCGCAGCGAGCGCTTGCACGAAGTGTTCGCCGCGGCCAAAGAAGCGCGCCGCGCGCTGATCTTCGGGCAACTGATCATCATGGTGGTGTACCTGCCGATCTTCGCCCTGACCGGCGTTGCCGGGAAAATGTTCCATCCCATGGCGTTTACCGTGGTCCTGGCCTTGTTGGGCGCGATGATCCTGTCGGTGACCTTCGTGCCGGCGGCGATTGCGCTGTTCGTCACCGGCAAGGTCAAGGAAGATGAAAACTGGGTGATGCGCAACGCGCGCCGTGGTTATGCACCGGTGCTGGACTGGGTGATGGCACACCGCAGTTGGGCGTTTGGCCTGGCGCTGTTGACCATCGTGATGTCTGGCGCCGTGGCCAGCCGCATGGGCAGCGAATTTATCCCCAGCCTCAGCGAAGGTGACTTCGCCCTGCAAGCCTTGCGCGTACCGGGCACCAGCCTCACGCAATCGGTGCAGATGCAGCAGCAACTGGAAAAAACCTTGATGGCGCAGGTGCCGGAAATCCAGCGGGTATTTGCCCGTACCGGCACTGCAGAAATTGCCTCCGACCCGATGCCGCCGAATATTTCCGACGCCTACTTGATGCTCAAGCCCAAGGAGCAGTGGCCGGACCCGAAAAAATCCCGCGAAGCGCTGATCGCCGATATCCAGCGCGCCAGTGCGATTGTGCCGGGCAGCCAGTACGAGCTGTCGCAACCGATCCAGCTGCGTTTCAACGAGCTGATTTCCGGGGTGCGCAGTGACGTGGCGGTGAAGGTTTTTGGCGATGATCGGGGTGTGCTGAACACCACCGCCGGGGAAATTGCCGAAACCTTGCGCAAGCTCGATGGCGCCTCGGAAGTGAAAGTAGAACAGACCTCCGGCCTGCCGGTGCTGACCATCAATATCGACCGTGACAAGGCCGCGCGCTTTGGCCTGAATGTGGGCGATGTGCAAGACATCATCGCCGTCGCCGTGGGCGGGCGCCAGGCCGGCACTCTGTACGAAGGCGACCGGCGTTTTGACATGGTGGTGCGTCTGTCGGAAACCCTGCGCACCGATATCGAAGGCTTGTCGCGGCTACTGATCCCGATTCCGGCGCTGGCCGGCAATACCACGGGGCAACTGGGCTTTATCGCCCTGTCGCAAGTGGCCAGCCTGGACCTGGTGCTGGGCCCGAACCAGATCAGCCGCGAAAACGGCAAGCGCCTGGTGGTTGTCAGTGCCAACGTGCGCGGGCGGGACATCGGCTCGTTTGTCGCAGAAGCCGAACGCGTGATGGCCGCGCAGGTGAAGATCCCCGCCGGCTACTGGACAACCTGGGGCGGCCAGTTCGAACAGCTCAAGGAAGCCTCCGAGCGCCTGCAGATCGTGGTGCCGGTGGCGTTGCTGCTGGTGTTCGGCTTGCTGTTCATGATGTTCAACAACCTTAAGGATGGGCTGCTGGTATTCACCGGGATTCCCTTTGCGTTGACCGGTGGGATCATGGCGCTGTGGTTGCGCGATATTCCGTTGTCGATTTCTGCCGGGGTGGGGTTTATCGCGTTGTCGGGGGTGGCGGTGCTCAATGGCTTGGTGATGATTGCGTTTATCCGCAACCTGCGTGAGGAGGGGCGTTCGTTGTCGGTGGCGATCAACGAAGGAGCCTTGACCCGCTTGCGCCCGGTGTTGATGACGGCGTTAGTGGCGTCCCTCGGGTTTATCCCCATGGCCCTGGCCACCGGCACCGGCGCTGAAGTGCAACGGCCACTGGCGACGGTGGTGATTGGCGGGATTATCTCGTCGACCTTACTGACCTTGCTGGTACTGCCAGCGCTTTACCAGTGGGCCCATCGGCGCGATGAAGAGCCGGCGTCTTGA
- a CDS encoding IS110 family transposase translates to MSESALIGIDLGKHTFHLHGQDKSGREVFRKKCSRAQMMQFFGNSPSCVVVMEACAGSHHVARQLAAMGHTAKLISPQFVKPFVKGNKNDFVDAEAICEAASRPSMRFVTPKTESQQTLSVLHRMRESWVHDRTKTANQMHGFLLEFGISLPKGLAIMKRLANVLAEHELPVRLTVLLQRLHDHFAYLDEQIKVLDKELAGQLADDDLGSRLLSMPCVGPITASLLAVEMGDGKQYRCSRDFAASVGLVPRQYSTGGKANLLGISKRGDKHLRQLLVQCSRVYMQNLEHQKGALADWVRSLLSRRHSNVVACALANKLARIAWAIAAHHTQYEAGPDALNA, encoded by the coding sequence ATGAGCGAGTCAGCACTGATTGGTATCGATCTCGGTAAACACACTTTCCACCTGCACGGCCAGGATAAGTCGGGCCGCGAGGTGTTTCGCAAAAAATGCTCACGGGCGCAGATGATGCAGTTTTTCGGCAACTCGCCGAGCTGTGTCGTGGTGATGGAAGCCTGTGCGGGGTCGCACCATGTTGCTCGTCAGTTGGCGGCAATGGGGCACACGGCCAAGCTGATTTCCCCGCAGTTCGTTAAGCCCTTCGTCAAGGGTAACAAAAACGACTTTGTCGACGCTGAGGCAATCTGCGAAGCCGCTTCCCGCCCATCCATGCGCTTCGTTACGCCTAAGACTGAATCCCAGCAAACCCTGTCTGTGCTGCACCGCATGCGCGAATCATGGGTACATGACCGCACCAAAACGGCTAATCAAATGCACGGTTTCCTGCTGGAGTTTGGGATTAGCCTGCCCAAGGGATTGGCCATCATGAAGCGTTTGGCAAACGTCTTGGCCGAACATGAGTTGCCCGTTCGTCTGACGGTCTTGTTGCAGCGTCTGCACGATCACTTTGCCTACTTGGATGAGCAAATCAAGGTCTTGGATAAGGAACTGGCGGGCCAACTGGCCGACGATGATCTGGGTAGTCGTTTGCTGAGCATGCCGTGTGTCGGCCCGATCACCGCCAGCCTGCTGGCTGTGGAGATGGGCGATGGTAAACAGTATCGATGCAGTCGGGACTTTGCTGCCTCCGTTGGCTTAGTGCCCAGGCAGTACAGCACGGGCGGCAAGGCCAATTTGCTGGGGATCAGCAAGCGGGGTGACAAGCACCTGCGACAGCTGTTGGTGCAGTGTTCCAGGGTCTATATGCAGAATCTGGAACACCAAAAGGGCGCCTTGGCCGACTGGGTGCGCTCATTGCTGAGTCGACGACATTCAAATGTCGTGGCTTGTGCCCTGGCTAACAAATTGGCGCGCATTGCTTGGGCGATAGCCGCCCACCATACGCAATATGAAGCAGGGCCAGACGCATTGAACGCCTGA
- a CDS encoding heavy metal sensor histidine kinase, whose amino-acid sequence MRTGSLSMRLGLTVSLMGAGLVLLLASLAYLALTHELENLARKGLESKMEQIQHSLLQDLNTRDISARPHSLLDLVMGHDNFYLTIIGPAPANAVLLSVGARPQEPLLLDFTAGQTLGFLNWTDGRDNQILSASSLMRLHTGENVRVLLSLDRSDDQALLSAYLQSTVIALPLLLILIGMGAWWLVQRGLAPLQQFSRVAAKVTTQDLSHRLAVENLPRELNELARGINVMLDRLDAGVQQLSQFSDDLAHELRAPLTNLMGKAQVTLSRARAPDEYKSALESSTEELDRLARIVADMLFLAQVSHPAARASFTTVNLRDETLRVMELFALSAEDKALKLTQAGDAWVLGDRLMIQRAISNLLSNAIRHSPYGSRISLQVDTHNQRVALAVSNPGPGIEAQHLPYLFERFYRADNSRARSEGGTGLGLAIVRSIMSLHQGQAEISSVPGGETQFRLIFPVLATTPQVP is encoded by the coding sequence ATGAGAACCGGCAGTCTATCCATGCGCCTGGGGCTCACCGTCAGCCTGATGGGCGCCGGCCTGGTGTTGTTGCTGGCAAGTCTGGCGTACCTGGCCCTCACCCATGAGCTGGAAAACCTTGCGCGCAAGGGCCTGGAAAGCAAGATGGAGCAGATCCAGCACAGCCTGCTCCAGGACCTCAATACCCGCGACATCAGTGCCCGGCCCCATTCACTGCTGGACCTGGTGATGGGCCATGACAACTTCTACCTGACCATCATCGGCCCGGCGCCCGCCAACGCGGTGCTGCTGAGCGTCGGCGCCAGGCCCCAGGAGCCCTTGCTGCTGGACTTTACCGCCGGGCAAACCCTGGGCTTTCTGAACTGGACCGATGGCCGCGACAACCAGATCCTCAGCGCGTCGAGCCTGATGCGCCTGCACACCGGGGAGAACGTGCGAGTGTTGCTGTCCCTCGATCGCTCTGACGACCAGGCGTTGCTCAGTGCCTACCTGCAATCCACGGTCATCGCCCTGCCTCTGTTGCTGATCTTGATTGGCATGGGTGCGTGGTGGCTGGTGCAGCGCGGGCTCGCCCCGTTGCAGCAATTCAGCCGCGTCGCCGCCAAAGTCACCACCCAGGACCTGAGCCATCGCCTGGCCGTCGAGAATCTGCCCAGGGAACTCAACGAACTGGCCCGGGGCATCAACGTGATGCTCGATCGGCTGGATGCCGGTGTGCAGCAGCTGTCGCAATTCTCCGACGACCTGGCCCACGAACTGCGCGCGCCCTTGACCAACCTGATGGGCAAGGCCCAGGTGACGTTATCTCGCGCCCGGGCGCCCGACGAGTACAAATCGGCACTGGAATCCAGCACCGAAGAACTGGACCGCTTGGCGCGGATCGTCGCCGACATGCTGTTTCTGGCCCAGGTCAGCCATCCGGCGGCGCGGGCTTCGTTCACCACAGTGAACCTGCGGGATGAAACGCTGCGGGTCATGGAACTGTTTGCCTTGAGCGCCGAAGACAAAGCACTGAAGTTGACCCAGGCCGGCGACGCTTGGGTCCTGGGTGATCGGCTGATGATTCAACGGGCCATTTCCAACCTGCTGTCCAATGCAATCCGCCATAGCCCGTACGGCTCTAGGATTTCATTGCAGGTCGACACCCACAACCAGCGTGTAGCGCTGGCCGTGAGCAACCCGGGCCCGGGGATTGAAGCGCAACACCTGCCATACCTGTTCGAGCGCTTTTACCGCGCCGACAACAGCCGCGCCCGGTCCGAGGGCGGCACCGGGCTGGGGCTGGCGATCGTGCGCTCGATCATGAGCTTGCACCAAGGCCAGGCCGAGATCAGCAGCGTACCGGGCGGCGAGACCCAGTTCCGGCTGATATTTCCCGTCCTGGCCACCACCCCGCAAGTCCCGTAG
- a CDS encoding heavy metal response regulator transcription factor, with the protein MRILVVEDEPKTADYLHQGLSESGYVVDCAASGIDGLHLAGQHRYELVILDVNLPGQDGWQVLEQLRRDNTLRVMMLTARGRLADKIKGLDMGADDYLVKPFEFPELLARVRSLLRRSEPIALPEIFRVADLELDPRRHRAYRGTRRIDLTTKEFALLQVLMRQSGEVLTRTQIISLVWDMNFDCDTNVVEVSISRLRAKVDDQSDVKLIHTIRGVGYVLEARQ; encoded by the coding sequence ATGCGTATCCTTGTGGTTGAGGACGAACCAAAAACTGCCGACTACTTGCATCAAGGCTTGAGTGAGAGTGGTTATGTCGTCGATTGCGCTGCCAGCGGCATCGACGGCCTGCACCTGGCCGGGCAGCATCGCTATGAACTGGTGATCCTTGACGTCAACCTGCCCGGCCAGGACGGCTGGCAGGTGCTGGAACAGTTGCGCCGCGACAATACCTTGCGGGTGATGATGCTCACCGCCCGTGGGCGCCTGGCCGATAAGATCAAGGGCCTGGACATGGGCGCCGATGATTACCTGGTCAAGCCTTTCGAATTTCCCGAGTTGCTGGCCAGGGTGCGCTCGTTGCTGCGGCGCAGTGAGCCGATTGCGTTGCCGGAGATATTCCGCGTCGCCGACCTGGAGCTGGACCCGCGCCGCCACCGGGCTTACCGGGGTACGCGGCGCATCGACCTGACCACCAAGGAGTTCGCGCTGTTGCAGGTATTGATGCGCCAGAGCGGCGAGGTGCTGACGCGTACGCAGATTATCTCGCTGGTCTGGGACATGAACTTCGACTGCGACACCAATGTGGTAGAGGTCTCGATCAGCCGGTTGCGGGCCAAGGTCGATGACCAGAGCGACGTCAAGTTGATCCATACCATTCGTGGCGTGGGTTACGTGCTGGAAGCACGCCAATGA